In the Gasterosteus aculeatus chromosome X, fGasAcu3.hap1.1, whole genome shotgun sequence genome, one interval contains:
- the LOC120808979 gene encoding nuclear transport factor 2-like, whose protein sequence is MVDQPLWEQIGSSFVQHYYQLFDSDRSQLGTIYIDESCLTWEGQQFQGKKAIVGKLISLPFPKIVHSITVQDHQPTPDCNILSMVVGQLKVDDDPVMGFHQSFLLKNINSAWVCTNDMFRLAIHNFG, encoded by the exons ATGGTGGACCAGCCTCTGTGGGAGCAGATAGGATCCAGCTTTGTGCAGCACTACTATCAATTATTTGACTCTGACAGATCACAACTTGGAACCatatat ATTGACGAGTCATGCCTCACATGGGAAGGACAGCAGTTCCAGGGGAAAAAGGCAATCGTTGGGAAACTCATT AGTCTACCCTTCCCAAAAATAGTGCATAGTATAACAGTGCAGGACCACCAGCCAACACCAGACTGCAACATCTTGAGTATGGTAGTAGGACAGCTAAAA GTAGACGACGACCCCGTCATGGGTTTCCATCAGAGTTTCCTCCTGAAGAACATTAACAGTGCGTGGGTGTGCACCAATGACATGTTCAGGCTGGCCATTCACAACTTTGGATAA